A region from the Lolium perenne isolate Kyuss_39 chromosome 4, Kyuss_2.0, whole genome shotgun sequence genome encodes:
- the LOC139839099 gene encoding uncharacterized protein, which produces MEVVQQAWSAPIVHVEPCQRLFHKLRYAGKALTKWGRKLFSNTKVMMHAALLVILHFDKAEENRQLSMREIDIRDRLKKKAIALAVIERARKKQCACIAHIKEGDANTRFFHLRVNARRRKNHIHRLKDNNGWVTEHDAKEEIVHNHFKAAIARGAPRSCDFNWDGLHFEDPELSDLGEPFTEEEVKSTVFQMPSDKAPGPDGFTGAFFKKCWDIIKEDIMAVVQLFGNLHAENFH; this is translated from the coding sequence ATGGAGGTGGTTCAACAGGCTTGGAGTGCACCGATTGTGCATGTTGAGCCCTGCCAAAGGTTATTCCACAAGCTGAGATATGCTGGGAAGGCGCTTACCAAGTGGGGCCGCAAGCTGTTCTCTAACACAAAAGTGATGATGCACGCGGCGTTGCTTGTTATCCTGCATTTTGACAAGGCGGAGGAGAACCGGCAACTTTCCATGAGGGAAATTGACATTAGGGACCGCCTGAAAAAGAAAGCTATTGCATTGGCAGTCATCGAAAGAGCGAGGAAAAAACAATGTGCCTGTATTGCTCACATCAAGGAAGGTGACGCGAATACGCGCTTCTTTCACCTACGGGTGAATGCGCGTCGACGCAAGAATCATATTCATCGGCTTAAGGACAACAATGGATGGGTCACTGAACACGACGCCAAAGAGGAGATCGTGCATAACCATTTCAAGGCTGCAATTGCTAGAGGTGCTCCCAGATCTTGTGATTTCAATTGGGATGGCCTACACTTTGAGGACCCGGAGCTTAGCGACCTTGGGGAGCCTTTCACGGAGGAGGAGGTGAAAAGTACGGTCTTCCAAATGCCGAGCGACAAGGCTCCAGGTCCGGATGGATTCACCGGGGCGTTCTTCAAGAAGTGTTGGGATATCATCAAGGAAGATATCATGGCGGTGGTGCAACTTTTTGGGAACCTTCATGCGgaaaactttcattag